In Desulfovibrio sp. TomC, the following proteins share a genomic window:
- a CDS encoding glycogen-binding domain-containing protein: MKKKDKTDAEIHRLVGYIASIPRQDVPEDILPQVMSRIKVKHQSWLKKYLRQLRRSVVGPTGRAVMVGGLASVAFLVAVSLLVPDIRKSYFTQKTPSSVELARRPDNIRLARADVGLSKEVTFVAHLPSAKDVAVIGTFNNWDPSRHVMRKATGGDVFTLTVSLPMGRYVYAFLIDGVLLQPDVGALIQEDDGFGNTNSVLILEEENLQNNRESHERPL; encoded by the coding sequence ATGAAAAAGAAAGATAAGACTGACGCTGAAATACATCGCCTTGTTGGCTATATTGCTAGCATACCACGCCAGGATGTTCCAGAAGATATTCTTCCCCAGGTGATGTCTCGAATTAAAGTAAAGCACCAATCGTGGCTAAAAAAATATCTGCGCCAATTGCGTCGTTCTGTCGTAGGCCCAACAGGACGAGCAGTCATGGTCGGTGGTTTAGCATCAGTCGCCTTTCTCGTCGCAGTTTCGTTACTCGTTCCTGACATTCGAAAATCTTATTTCACCCAAAAAACTCCTTCTTCGGTTGAACTTGCTCGCAGGCCAGACAATATACGACTTGCGAGAGCAGATGTTGGTCTTAGTAAGGAAGTCACTTTCGTTGCTCATTTGCCCAGTGCGAAAGACGTTGCAGTCATAGGAACTTTCAATAATTGGGATCCGAGTCGCCATGTTATGCGCAAAGCCACTGGCGGAGATGTCTTCACGCTTACGGTGTCGTTGCCAATGGGCCGATACGTCTATGCCTTCCTTATTGATGGAGTACTTCTGCAACCTGATGTGGGAGCATTGATTCAGGAAGATGATGGTTTTGGAAATACCAACTCCGTGTTAATCCTTGAAGAAGAAAACCTGCAAAATAATAGGGAATCTCATGAACGTCCGCTTTAG
- a CDS encoding RNA polymerase sigma factor: protein MDHDDEAQLIEDILDGEAEAYAVLVRRYQGPIYALMTRMCKNIEDASDLTQETFVVAYEKMDRFKNGSRFFPWLYTIGLNIGRDYLRKRGRAEVSSCDLPDGFIENLSSESSTDEVINGIDSGLILNAMDALGIGTREALMLRYQQGMSIKDISGVLGISVSSVKMKISRGLDKLRVIFVHIKNGPSL from the coding sequence ATGGATCACGACGACGAAGCGCAACTTATTGAGGATATCCTTGACGGCGAGGCCGAAGCATATGCTGTTCTGGTTCGCCGTTACCAAGGGCCAATCTATGCCCTTATGACTCGAATGTGTAAAAATATAGAAGACGCGAGCGATTTGACTCAAGAGACCTTTGTGGTTGCTTATGAAAAAATGGATCGATTCAAAAATGGATCACGGTTTTTCCCGTGGCTTTATACCATTGGTCTGAATATCGGGCGTGATTACTTGAGAAAACGTGGACGTGCCGAAGTTTCTTCCTGTGATTTGCCTGATGGATTTATTGAAAACTTAAGTTCAGAGTCGTCAACAGATGAAGTGATAAACGGTATTGATTCTGGTTTGATTTTAAATGCTATGGATGCGCTTGGAATAGGAACTAGAGAGGCGTTGATGCTCCGATATCAGCAGGGGATGTCTATAAAAGATATCTCTGGGGTGTTAGGGATTTCCGTAAGTTCTGTTAAAATGAAAATATCACGAGGACTTGATAAACTACGCGTGATATTTGTTCATATTAAAAATGGGCCATCGTTATGA